In Buchnera aphidicola (Chaetogeoica yunlongensis), the genomic stretch TATTTTTGTTCTATAACTATTCCAATTAAATGTTAACCATAGGCTTTTTCCTATTTTCATTCTATCCATAACTCGTTCTCCTAATAAAAATTTTAGACTTTTATAATCTAAATTAGATAGCATTCCAGTAGAACGTTTGGAAGATGATCTTCTATCTACAATTTGATTAATGATAACTTTTTCGTATCGAGATTCTATTTGCATACCAATTTCATCAATCATTAATAAATCTACATTACTTAGATTGTTTAGTAGTTTTTCTTCAGTCATATTGCTATTTCCGCTAAATGTTCCTTTTAAGTTTGACATTAAGTCTGCTACTGTAATAATTATAACACTTTTTCCATTCAAAATTAAATAGTTACCTATTGCTGATGCAAGATGATTTTTTCCGGTTCCTGGTTTTCCAGAAAATATAAAACTTGCTAGATTGGTATTGAATTCTTCTGCATATTTTTTTGATGCTATTACTGCTTTTTTATGTCCTTCATGTTCTACGCGATAGTTTTCAAATGAGCAATTTATATATAATTCTCGTATTCCTGATCTACCTAAAATTTTTTGAATTTTTGTTTCTCGATTTTTCTTTAAAATCGCTTGAGATGATAATTTTCCTTGTTCTTGATTCCAGATTAAAAGATCTTTTTCATTACGAAATTTTGGTTTTACATGTTTAGGAATTAAACATTTTAAACGCTTTAAAAATTTTATGTTGTTTATCATATTTTCTCTTAAGAATATTTTTATTTACAAATATTATAATTAGGAATAGATTAGTAATAACATTTAGCATTATTAGTATATATGTTAAATATGCATTCAATTTTTTTAAATTTGTAGAAATTTTTATTTTTTTATTGAGAATGTTTAGTTTTTAAAATATTATAAAAGTTAATATAATTATGACTTATGAATGTTTAAATATAAAAAGTAATTAACATTTTTTTTTTTTTTTTTTTTTTTTATAATACAATTTTTGGGTTATATATAAAATATTAAATATAATTTATTCATAGGATTATAAGTTGAATATGATTAATAATAATCGATTGCGAATTGCAATGCAACGGACTGGAAGATTAAGTGATGATTCGAAAGATTTATTGATGAGTTGTGGTATTAAAATTAATTTAAATTTTTTTTTTTTTTTTTTTTTGAGAATCCAATTATTGGGTATATATAATTTTTTTGATGTTTTTTCACGTTCTATATAGATTAATGCATTTTTTTTAATCCAATGATGTTTTGTTAGAAGAATAATTGTTTTTGAAAGTAATGTTGTATTAAAAGGAGGATCTAAAAATATTAAGTCATAAGATTTTTGTGGTTTTTTTAACCATGTTATAGTATCAGCATGAACAACATTTACGTTATCTATTTTTAGTTTTGTGAGTGTGTTTTTTAACAAATATACGGCTTGTTTGTGTATTTCAATACATGTTGAAGATAATGCATGACGTGAAACAGCTTCTAATCCTAATGCTCCACTACCAGAAAAACAATCTAGACAATGTGAAGTTTTTATTTTTTCTTTGCTAATCCAATTAAAAAGTGTTTCTCGCATATAATTGCTTGTTGGTCGAAGTTCGTGTATGTTCAGCACGGATATTGGAGATTTTTTGTATTTTCCTCCAATTATGCGAATTAAATTTTGTTTTTTATTAGTGAATTTATTATTTTTTTTTATTTTGTATTGCATATTTTACCTAAATTTTATTTATAGTTTTTATTAAGTTTTTAAAACTTAATTATGTTTACTTTTATTAAAATTATTAGTTATATTAATATGAGGATATTTATCAAATGTTTAAGAATAAATTTTTTTCTTGGTTTCATATACATAAAAACAAATCAAATAAAAAAGATAATAACGATGCAATTAAAAACAAGCATAAGATTATATCTGATCACTCGTGTAAATGTAATAAGAAAAAAAATGTATATGTCAAAAATAATGAATCTGATACTAAATGTATTATGGTTTCTCAAAATGATAATATTTATCATAATGCAAAAGAAAATAAAATTATAAATAGTGTATCTAATGTGAGCAAGAATTTAGAATTATTTGATCAAAATAATTTTTTAGAAAATCCAAAAGAAAAAAATAATTCTGATGTTTTGCTAAAAAAAAATAGTTTTTTTTCAATTTTAGCAAAAAAATTAATAAAAACTAAGGTTAGTTTTGGTGTTAAATTAAAAAATTTATTTTTTAAAAAAGAATTAAATAGTTCTCTTTTTAAAGAAATTGAAGAGAAATTGTTAATGTCTGATTTAGGAGTAGAAACTACACAGGAATTAATAGATACTTTATCAAATAACATAACTAGGGAAAAGTTGAAAGATGCTAATTTAGTTTTTCAAATTTTAAAAGATACTATGAGAAATATTTTATATAAAGTAGAACAGCCATTGAATTTTAACCATAAAAAATTATTTATTATTTTTGTTGTAGGTATAAATGGAGTGGGAAAGACTTCTATAATAGGTAAACTGTCTGAACAATATAAAAAGAATGGAAAATCTGTAATGTTAGTGGCAGCTGATACTTTTAGAGCTGCTGCTATTGATCAGTTAAAATTTTTTGGAGATAAAAATTCTATTCCAGTAATATGCAGAGCGCCTGGATCTGATCCAGCTTCAGTAGTTTATGATGCTTTAGTATCTGCTAAATGTAATGAAATTGATATTTTAATGATTGATACAGCAGGTAGAATGCATAATAAATGTAATTTAATGAAAGAATTAAATAAGATAAAATCAGTCATACGTAAAGTAGATTGTTCTCTTCCAAACGAGATTATGTTAGTATTAGATGCTTGTATTGGTCAAAATTCAATAAGACAGGCAGAGATATTTAATGAGGTTTTAAATATTACTGGATTGGTTATTACAAAATTAGATGGAACTGCAAAAGGAGGAATACTATTTTCTATCGCAAAGAAATTATCAATACCTATTAGATATATTAGTTTTGGTGAAAATAGTGATGATATTCAGATTTTTAATAGCGAAAATTTTGTTAATGCTATTTTTGACAATGGTATAGTAAAATAATTTTTTTGATTTTTTTATATTAGTTTTTTATTTTATTTTAAATTGTACAATCATTTATAGATAAATATAGATTGGAATTTTATATTTTTTAAAGTATGATATTGATTTAGAAATAAATTTATTATGAATAAAATTTTGCATTATATTGAGTTTTTAAATGATTAAAGCAATTAAAACTTTACCTGTAGTATCGATAGGTAACTTAGATTCATATATCAGAGTAGCTAATTCTTGGCCTATGTTGTCTCTTAACGAAGAAAAATGTCTTGCTAAAAAATTATATTATCATGGTGATTTACATTCTGCAAAAAAATTGATTTTATCTCATTTAAGATTTGTAATTCATGTTTCTAGAAATTATTCAGGATATGGATTATTACAAGCAGATTTAATTCAAGAAGGAAATATTGGATTGATGAAATCAGTAAGAAGATTTAATCCAAACATGGGAGTTCGTTTGGTTTCATTTGCTGTGCATTGGATAAAGTCTGAAATACATGAATATGTATTACGAAATTGGCGTATTGTTAAGGTTGCAACTACTAAATCTCAGAGAAAATTGTTTTTTAATCTTAGAAAAACCAAAAAAAGATTGGGTTGGTTTAATGATTATGAAGTAGAATTAGTAGCTAGAGAATTAGGTGTGAAAAAAGAAGAAGTGAGAGAAATGGAATCTCGTATGTCTGCTCAGGACATAACAATAAACAATATTCATGAAGAGTATCGTGGAGAAAATAAGTTTATACATCATACTATTTCATATTTAAAAGATGATTTTTCTAATTTTGCAAGCGAATTAGAAGAAGATAATTGGGAAGCGCATGCTACTGATAAATTGACTAACGCTTTATCTAGTTTAGATGAACGTAGTCGTTACATTATTCATGCTAGATGGTTAGATAAAAATAATCATAAGGTAACTTTACGAGAAATTGCAAATAATTATGGTATATCTGCAGAAAGGGTTCGTCAATTAGAAAAAAATGCAATGAAAAAATTAAGAGTAGCTATAGAAACTTAATTTTAAATATTAAGTTGTTTAAGCTATTATAATAATAGCTATTTTATAATTTAATATTTTTAATAAAATTTATATTGTATGTGGTTTATTCCACTGTAACTGATTTTGCTAAATTTTTTGGCTGATCTATGTTTTTTCTTTTCATTACGGCAATATAATATGCTAGCAGTTGTAATGGAATAGAATAAATAATGGGAGAAAATAGCATTTTTTCACACGGTAAGCGTGTAATGTTAGCACAATTATTGTCGAATTTAGCACAATAATCTGAAAAGATATATAATATTCCTTTTCTACTATTTATTTCTGAAATATTTATTTTAACTTTATTTATTAAATGATCATTTGGAGCTATAACAATTACCGGAGTAGAAGAATTAATTAAAGCTAATGGTCCGTGTTTTAATTCTCCAGCTGAATATGCTTCTGCATGAATATATGAAATTTCCTTTAATTTTAATGCTCCTTCCATAGCTAGTGGATAATGGTTTCCTCTACCTATAAAAATTATATTTTTTTTTCGAAATAGCTTAGTAGCTATTTTTTGAATTACATGGTCGCATTTTAATATTTTTGAAATATTCTCTGGAAGTTTAGTAAGTATATTTGATATTTTTGTTTCTAAATTATCATTATTTGTTTTTATACTGCTAATTTTAGCTGTTATCATAAGTAAAATAGTAAGTTGACTAGTAAATGATTTTGTAGAAGCTACGCTAATTTCTATACCAGCATGTGTTAATATAAAAAAATCAGATTCATTGACTAAAGAAGAATTTTCAGAATTACATATTACTAGAGATCCTAAATATTTGTGTTGTTTTGATATTTTTAATGCTGTAATTAAATCTGCTGTTTCTCCTGATTGCGATAGAATTAACAATAAGCTATTTTTTTTTACCACAAATTCTCTATAACAAAATTCAGAAGCTATTTCTACATCACAAGATATTTTAGATAATGATTCAAACCAGTATTTTGATATCATTCCAGCATTGTAAGATGTTCCACAGGCTATTATGTTTATATGTTCGATTTTCGGTAGTAATATATAAAAATCATTTTTTAATTCTTCAAAAATTATTTTTTTGTTTTTAGTTATTCTATTTTGAATAATGTTTTTAATTATAGTAGGTTGTTCATATATTTCTTTTTGCATGTAATGTTGGAAATTTCCTTTTGTTATAGAATTTAGTTTAAGATTAGATGTTATTGTATTTCTTTGTGTTAAACAGTCATTTTTATCAAAAATAGTAACTTTATTGTAAGTTAGTATTGCAATGTCACCTTCATATAAATTAATAAAGTTACTTGTTATAGTAATTAAAGATAGTTGATCAGAAGCTATAAAGTTTTCTTGGTTTCCTAATCCAATGAGTAAAGGACTTCCAGATTTAAGTGCAAATAAGGTATTTGGATTGTGACAATCCATAATTACTATACTATAGTTACCTATTAGAATTTGTTTAATTTTTTTAATAATGTGTAATAAATTTTTTTTATATTTTTTTTGTTTGTAATGAATTAAATGAGCAATTACTTCTGTATCTGTATCTGATGTAAATATGTATCCGAGTTTTTTTAGTTTAGTTTTTATATTTTTATAATTTTCAATTGTTCCATTATGTACAATTGAAATATTTTTAGAAACATGTGGATGTGCATTTTTTTTTGAAGAAATACCGTGTGTTGCCCATCTAGTGTGAGCAATTCCTATTTTTCCTATTAGATTTTTTTTATTTTTTATTAAATAAATTATATTTTTTACTGGTCCTGTGGATCTAAAGCGTATTATTTTATTTTTTTTGTTTAAAATTGCTAATCCAGAAGAATCATATCCTCTATATTCTAATTTTCTCATACCCTTTATAAGAATATTTATGATATTTTTTTGTGAGATTCCAGCAATTATTCCACACATTTTAATGTTAATCTCTTAATTTTAAAGTTAAAATTTTTAAATTTTTTTATTTATTTGTTTTTTTTTATTATAAACTAAACTTGATTCGTTAACACTTTTTAGTACTGTAGTTCCTGCCGCAATAATTGTTTTTTTTTCGATGTTGATAGGTGCAATTAATTGTGTATTAGATCCTATAAATACATCATCACCTATAATAGTATTTAATTTTTCTTTTCCATTATAATTACAAGTTATTGTTCCTGCTCCTATATTTACATTTTTTCCCATGGTTGTGTTTCCAATATAACTAAAATGTTTTGCTTTAGAATTATTTCCTATAATTGTTTGTTTTATTTCTACAAAATTTCCTATATGTGTGTTATTTTTTAATATAGTTCCATTTTGAAGATGAGAAAATGGTCCTGCAATACAATGATTAGAAATGATTGTTTTTTCAATAATTGTATAAGATTTTATATGACAATAATCTCCAATAATACTATTTTTTATAATGCATCCAGATTCAATTTTTACTGAATTTCCTATTTGAACTGTTCCTTCTAAAATTACTTCATTATCGATTTCTATATTAGTTCCGTGTTTCAGAGTACCTCTTAAACTAAAGTTAGATATATTATTAATTTTAACTCCAGAAAGTAATAGTTTTTTGGCTTGTTTTTTTTGATACGTTTTTTCTGCATAGTATAATTGTAAAAGGTTATTTATTCCTTGTATTTCATTGTTATCTATAGGATGGACTGAATTAATTATATAATTTTCTTTGTTGGCTAATTTTATAACATCTGTTATATAAAATTCTTTTTGGTTATTATTAGCATTTATTTTTATTATCCATTTTTTTAAGTTTTCTGAAGAGATGACAAATACTCCTGAATTTATTTCTTTTATGTTAAGTTGATTTTTAGTTGCATCTTTATATTCTATTATTTTTATAATTTTTTTATTTTTTCTGATTATCCTACCATATTCGTTTGGAATTTTTAGTTTTGCAGTTAACAATGTAATACTAGATTGTTTTTTTTTAGTTAACATTTTTTTTATAGATTTTTTTGATATTAATGGAACATCACCGTATAGAATGAGTATATTTTCGTAATCATTATAATTATTAATAACTTGTTTTATAGCATAACCAGTGCCTAGTATTTTTTTTTGTTTTATCCAGATAATATTACTATTTTGTTTAATAATATTAAATTGTTCATATTTTTCATTGTAAATTACAGTAACATTATTTGGATGAAGAGAGTTTGCTAAGTCTATTACGTGTTGAAGAATTGGTTTTCCTCCTAATAAATGTAGTAGTTTTGGATAATTAAAGTTCATTCTTGTTCCTTGTCCAGCTGCTAGAATTATTATATTGAGAATAGTGTCATGATTCATAATTTTAGTTCCTAAAAATTTTTATGTTATTTTTTTTGGACTGTTGTATTATATTTGTGTATATTTTATTAAAGATGATGTAGTTTGTAAAATTTATGTTTTATAAATTATCATTATTTTATATTTTTAATAGACGAATTAGTTATGAATATTAACAAATTGTTTTTTATAAAATATTTTATAATTTAAATTTATTTTTAAAATAATTTTAGTTTATGATAGCAAATATTATTGAAAAAATATTTATGTATTGTATATTATATTTGAGAATTTACTTATGTTTTATATTGTTGTATCGGATTTAGATGGAACACTATTATCACCTGAATTTAATTTAACTGAATATACTAAAAGAATCATTCGTAAATTGGTAAATAAAGGTATTTATTTTGTTATTTCTACAGGTCGTCATTATAAAGAAGCTATTAAAATTAAAAATAATTTAAATATTTCATGTTTTTTGATTACTTCAAATGGAGCTAGAATTTATAATTTAAAAAATAAATTAATATATAGCTGTGATATAGATAGTAAAATAGTTCAAGGTATAATTAATAAATATTTTTTAGATAAAGAAGTTTCTATTCAATTATATACGCATGAAAATTGGTATATCAATAAGGAAAATTATAAAGTACCTTTATCATATTTTTTATCTTCGTTTAGAAGTAAAAAATTAGAGTTAAAACATTTATCTAAAAAAAATGTTAGCAAAATATTTTTTGTATGTAAAAATTTAGATAAATTATTATTTATTAGAAAGGATATTTTAAATAATTGGAATGATTTTTTAAGTTTAAGCTTTTCTTCTCAAGTATGTTTAGAAGTGATGTCAAAATTTGTTTCTAAAGGATATGCATTAAAATATATAACAAACATATTAGGATTGACGTTAAAAGATTGTATTTCATTTGGTGATGGAGAAAATGATAAGGAAATGTTAGAGATTTCTGGAAAGGGTTGTATTGTGTATAACGGATGTGATATTTTAAAAAATTCTCTTCCTAATTTAGAAATAATTGGGAGTAATAAACATGATTCTGTTGCAGAATATTTAAATGATGTTTATAGTTTGAATAAGTGAATTATTTTTAATTAATATTGATTTTGTATATATATTTTTTTACATATAAAAAAATTTAATTTGTTGTTGAATAGGTTAAATTATGTAATTATTGATGTTGAATGATAAATTATTTTATGTAGGATTTATGTCACAATGATTAAAAATCATATATTAGGTTTTCCAAGAATTGGATTATTTAGAGAATTAAAAATAGCTCAGGAAAAATATTGGTCTAAAAAAATTTCTGTAGAAGAGCTGTTATCAGTGGGAACTATGTTGAGAAGAAGACACTGGCAACAACAGGTAGAATCAGGAATTAATTTTGTATCTGTTGGTGATTTTGCATGGTATGATCATGTATTGGGTATGAGTTTAACATTAGGAAATATACCCAAGAGACATAGAAATAGTGATAATTCAGTAACATTAGATACTTTATTTCGTATTGCTCGTGGTTCAGAAATATCTGGAACATCTATATCAGCTTCAGAAATGACTAAGTGGTTTAATACTAATTATCATTATATTGTTCCTGAATTCAGTCTAGATTCTAAATTTTATTTCTTATGGAAACAAATATTGGATGAAGTGGATGAAGCATTATCATTAGGATATATGGTTAAACCAGTGATTTTAGGTCCATTAACTTATTTATGGTTAGGTAAAGTAAAAGGAAAATTATTTGATCGATTAGATTGTTTAAAAGATATAATTCCTATATATCAGAATATTTTATTAGAATTTCATAATAGAAAAATTCCTTGGGTACAAATTGAT encodes the following:
- the dnaC gene encoding DNA replication protein DnaC produces the protein MINNIKFLKRLKCLIPKHVKPKFRNEKDLLIWNQEQGKLSSQAILKKNRETKIQKILGRSGIRELYINCSFENYRVEHEGHKKAVIASKKYAEEFNTNLASFIFSGKPGTGKNHLASAIGNYLILNGKSVIIITVADLMSNLKGTFSGNSNMTEEKLLNNLSNVDLLMIDEIGMQIESRYEKVIINQIVDRRSSSKRSTGMLSNLDYKSLKFLLGERVMDRMKIGKSLWLTFNWNSYRTKI
- the ftsY gene encoding signal recognition particle-docking protein FtsY, producing MFKNKFFSWFHIHKNKSNKKDNNDAIKNKHKIISDHSCKCNKKKNVYVKNNESDTKCIMVSQNDNIYHNAKENKIINSVSNVSKNLELFDQNNFLENPKEKNNSDVLLKKNSFFSILAKKLIKTKVSFGVKLKNLFFKKELNSSLFKEIEEKLLMSDLGVETTQELIDTLSNNITREKLKDANLVFQILKDTMRNILYKVEQPLNFNHKKLFIIFVVGINGVGKTSIIGKLSEQYKKNGKSVMLVAADTFRAAAIDQLKFFGDKNSIPVICRAPGSDPASVVYDALVSAKCNEIDILMIDTAGRMHNKCNLMKELNKIKSVIRKVDCSLPNEIMLVLDACIGQNSIRQAEIFNEVLNITGLVITKLDGTAKGGILFSIAKKLSIPIRYISFGENSDDIQIFNSENFVNAIFDNGIVK
- the rpoH gene encoding RNA polymerase sigma factor RpoH gives rise to the protein MIKAIKTLPVVSIGNLDSYIRVANSWPMLSLNEEKCLAKKLYYHGDLHSAKKLILSHLRFVIHVSRNYSGYGLLQADLIQEGNIGLMKSVRRFNPNMGVRLVSFAVHWIKSEIHEYVLRNWRIVKVATTKSQRKLFFNLRKTKKRLGWFNDYEVELVARELGVKKEEVREMESRMSAQDITINNIHEEYRGENKFIHHTISYLKDDFSNFASELEEDNWEAHATDKLTNALSSLDERSRYIIHARWLDKNNHKVTLREIANNYGISAERVRQLEKNAMKKLRVAIET
- the glmS gene encoding glutamine--fructose-6-phosphate transaminase (isomerizing), which encodes MCGIIAGISQKNIINILIKGMRKLEYRGYDSSGLAILNKKNKIIRFRSTGPVKNIIYLIKNKKNLIGKIGIAHTRWATHGISSKKNAHPHVSKNISIVHNGTIENYKNIKTKLKKLGYIFTSDTDTEVIAHLIHYKQKKYKKNLLHIIKKIKQILIGNYSIVIMDCHNPNTLFALKSGSPLLIGLGNQENFIASDQLSLITITSNFINLYEGDIAILTYNKVTIFDKNDCLTQRNTITSNLKLNSITKGNFQHYMQKEIYEQPTIIKNIIQNRITKNKKIIFEELKNDFYILLPKIEHINIIACGTSYNAGMISKYWFESLSKISCDVEIASEFCYREFVVKKNSLLLILSQSGETADLITALKISKQHKYLGSLVICNSENSSLVNESDFFILTHAGIEISVASTKSFTSQLTILLMITAKISSIKTNNDNLETKISNILTKLPENISKILKCDHVIQKIATKLFRKKNIIFIGRGNHYPLAMEGALKLKEISYIHAEAYSAGELKHGPLALINSSTPVIVIAPNDHLINKVKINISEINSRKGILYIFSDYCAKFDNNCANITRLPCEKMLFSPIIYSIPLQLLAYYIAVMKRKNIDQPKNLAKSVTVE
- the glmU gene encoding bifunctional UDP-N-acetylglucosamine diphosphorylase/glucosamine-1-phosphate N-acetyltransferase GlmU; translation: MNHDTILNIIILAAGQGTRMNFNYPKLLHLLGGKPILQHVIDLANSLHPNNVTVIYNEKYEQFNIIKQNSNIIWIKQKKILGTGYAIKQVINNYNDYENILILYGDVPLISKKSIKKMLTKKKQSSITLLTAKLKIPNEYGRIIRKNKKIIKIIEYKDATKNQLNIKEINSGVFVISSENLKKWIIKINANNNQKEFYITDVIKLANKENYIINSVHPIDNNEIQGINNLLQLYYAEKTYQKKQAKKLLLSGVKINNISNFSLRGTLKHGTNIEIDNEVILEGTVQIGNSVKIESGCIIKNSIIGDYCHIKSYTIIEKTIISNHCIAGPFSHLQNGTILKNNTHIGNFVEIKQTIIGNNSKAKHFSYIGNTTMGKNVNIGAGTITCNYNGKEKLNTIIGDDVFIGSNTQLIAPINIEKKTIIAAGTTVLKSVNESSLVYNKKKQINKKI
- a CDS encoding Cof-type HAD-IIB family hydrolase yields the protein MFYIVVSDLDGTLLSPEFNLTEYTKRIIRKLVNKGIYFVISTGRHYKEAIKIKNNLNISCFLITSNGARIYNLKNKLIYSCDIDSKIVQGIINKYFLDKEVSIQLYTHENWYINKENYKVPLSYFLSSFRSKKLELKHLSKKNVSKIFFVCKNLDKLLFIRKDILNNWNDFLSLSFSSQVCLEVMSKFVSKGYALKYITNILGLTLKDCISFGDGENDKEMLEISGKGCIVYNGCDILKNSLPNLEIIGSNKHDSVAEYLNDVYSLNK